From one Bos indicus isolate NIAB-ARS_2022 breed Sahiwal x Tharparkar chromosome 16, NIAB-ARS_B.indTharparkar_mat_pri_1.0, whole genome shotgun sequence genomic stretch:
- the AADACL3 gene encoding arylacetamide deacetylase-like 3 isoform X1 produces MLITCVASVGVGLWVFSNHFLTTDIPAAISHPMRLRVLNCILQLLITWGLIFEKLRICSMPQFVRFVHDLLPLKKHPDVVVKDLQFGTIPVKLYQPKAPASGLRPGIVFYHGGGGILGSLKTYHGICCNLCKKSDAVVLAVGYRMLPKHRFPVILTDCMVGTMHFLKSLDTYGVDPARVIVCGDSVGGSVATVLCQKFVDRSDLPKIRAQILIYSALQGLNFQSPSHQQNKNIPLLNHNLAFYCWCGYLDISPSWISTVLKGAHLPAEVWEKYRKWLSAENIPDKFKKRGYLPMSREPLNEAAYLETKITLDVVNSPLIADDEVVSRLPEACIVSCEYDILRDDSLLYKKRLEDLGVRVTWHHMEDGFHGVLTTADMSFFYFPCSSRILDAVAHFIKGL; encoded by the exons CTTGTGTGGCCTCCGTGGGTGTCGGACTATGGGTCTTCAGCAACCACTTCCTCACCACAGATATCCCTGCTGCCATCAGCCATCCAATGAGACTGCGGGTCCTCAACTGCATCCTCCAGCTTTTGATAACATGG GGGCTGATTTTTGAGAAACTGAGAATCTGCTCTATGCCCCAATTTGTCCGTTTCGTTCACGATCTGCTGCCACTAAAGAAGCATCCAGATGTGGTGGTCAAGGACCTCCAGTTTGGGACGATCCCGGTGAAGCTGTATCAGCCCAAGGCACCCGCGAGCGGTCTCAGGCCTGGCATTGTGTTCTACCATGGTGGTGGGGGCATCCTAGGGAGCTTGA aaacatACCATGGCATATGCTGTAACTTGTGCAAGAAGAGTGATGCAGTGGTTCTAGCAGTTGG ATACCGCATGTTGCCTAAGCATAGGTTTCCAGTGATACTAACAGACTGCATGGTGGGTACAATGCACTTCTTGAAGTCCTTGGATACATATGGGGTGGATCCAGCCCGGGTCATAGTCTGTGGTGACAGTGTGGGCGGGAGCGTGGCAACGGTTCTTTGTCAAAAGTTTGTGGACCGTTCTGATCTCCCCAAGATTCGTGCTCAGATCCTCATCTATTCCGCTCTCCAGGGCCTGAATTTCCAGTCCCCTTCccatcagcaaaacaaaaacataccaCTGCTTAACCACAATTTGGCCTTCTATTGTTGGTGTGGTTACCTGGACATCAGCCCCTCCTGGATAAGCACTGTATTGAAAGGCGCCCACTTGCCTGCCGAAGTCTGGGAAAAGTACAGGAAGTGGTTGAGTGCAGAAAACATCCCAGACAAGTTTAAGAAGAGAGGTTACCTGCCTATGTCCCGTGAGCCCCTGAATGAGGCTGCCTATCTGGAGACAAAAATCACTCTAGATGTGGTAAACTCACCCTTGATTGCAGACGATGAAGTAGTGTCTCGGCTCCCTGAAGCTTGCATCGTGAGCTGTGAGTACGATATACTTCGGGACGATTCGCTGTTGTACAAGAAGAGGTTGGAGGACCTAGGGGTTAGAGTAACTTGGCACCACATGGAGGATGGTTTTCATGGAGTGTTGACCACCGCTGACATGAGCTTCTTTTACTTCCCCTGCTCCTCGAGGATTCTGGATGCTGTGGCTCATTTCATAAAGGGGCTGTGA
- the AADACL3 gene encoding arylacetamide deacetylase-like 3 isoform X3, whose translation MLITCVASVGVGLWVFSNHFLTTDIPAAISHPMRLRVLNCILQLLITWGLIFEKLRICSMPQFVRFVHDLLPLKKHPDVVVKDLQFGTIPVKLYQPKAPASGLRPGIVFYHGGGGILGSLKTYHGICCNLCKKSDAVVLAVGYRMLPKHRFPVILTDCMGLNFQSPSHQQNKNIPLLNHNLAFYCWCGYLDISPSWISTVLKGAHLPAEVWEKYRKWLSAENIPDKFKKRGYLPMSREPLNEAAYLETKITLDVVNSPLIADDEVVSRLPEACIVSCEYDILRDDSLLYKKRLEDLGVRVTWHHMEDGFHGVLTTADMSFFYFPCSSRILDAVAHFIKGL comes from the exons CTTGTGTGGCCTCCGTGGGTGTCGGACTATGGGTCTTCAGCAACCACTTCCTCACCACAGATATCCCTGCTGCCATCAGCCATCCAATGAGACTGCGGGTCCTCAACTGCATCCTCCAGCTTTTGATAACATGG GGGCTGATTTTTGAGAAACTGAGAATCTGCTCTATGCCCCAATTTGTCCGTTTCGTTCACGATCTGCTGCCACTAAAGAAGCATCCAGATGTGGTGGTCAAGGACCTCCAGTTTGGGACGATCCCGGTGAAGCTGTATCAGCCCAAGGCACCCGCGAGCGGTCTCAGGCCTGGCATTGTGTTCTACCATGGTGGTGGGGGCATCCTAGGGAGCTTGA aaacatACCATGGCATATGCTGTAACTTGTGCAAGAAGAGTGATGCAGTGGTTCTAGCAGTTGG ATACCGCATGTTGCCTAAGCATAGGTTTCCAGTGATACTAACAGACTGCATG GGCCTGAATTTCCAGTCCCCTTCccatcagcaaaacaaaaacataccaCTGCTTAACCACAATTTGGCCTTCTATTGTTGGTGTGGTTACCTGGACATCAGCCCCTCCTGGATAAGCACTGTATTGAAAGGCGCCCACTTGCCTGCCGAAGTCTGGGAAAAGTACAGGAAGTGGTTGAGTGCAGAAAACATCCCAGACAAGTTTAAGAAGAGAGGTTACCTGCCTATGTCCCGTGAGCCCCTGAATGAGGCTGCCTATCTGGAGACAAAAATCACTCTAGATGTGGTAAACTCACCCTTGATTGCAGACGATGAAGTAGTGTCTCGGCTCCCTGAAGCTTGCATCGTGAGCTGTGAGTACGATATACTTCGGGACGATTCGCTGTTGTACAAGAAGAGGTTGGAGGACCTAGGGGTTAGAGTAACTTGGCACCACATGGAGGATGGTTTTCATGGAGTGTTGACCACCGCTGACATGAGCTTCTTTTACTTCCCCTGCTCCTCGAGGATTCTGGATGCTGTGGCTCATTTCATAAAGGGGCTGTGA
- the AADACL3 gene encoding arylacetamide deacetylase-like 3 isoform X2 gives MRLRVLNCILQLLITWGLIFEKLRICSMPQFVRFVHDLLPLKKHPDVVVKDLQFGTIPVKLYQPKAPASGLRPGIVFYHGGGGILGSLKTYHGICCNLCKKSDAVVLAVGYRMLPKHRFPVILTDCMVGTMHFLKSLDTYGVDPARVIVCGDSVGGSVATVLCQKFVDRSDLPKIRAQILIYSALQGLNFQSPSHQQNKNIPLLNHNLAFYCWCGYLDISPSWISTVLKGAHLPAEVWEKYRKWLSAENIPDKFKKRGYLPMSREPLNEAAYLETKITLDVVNSPLIADDEVVSRLPEACIVSCEYDILRDDSLLYKKRLEDLGVRVTWHHMEDGFHGVLTTADMSFFYFPCSSRILDAVAHFIKGL, from the exons ATGAGACTGCGGGTCCTCAACTGCATCCTCCAGCTTTTGATAACATGG GGGCTGATTTTTGAGAAACTGAGAATCTGCTCTATGCCCCAATTTGTCCGTTTCGTTCACGATCTGCTGCCACTAAAGAAGCATCCAGATGTGGTGGTCAAGGACCTCCAGTTTGGGACGATCCCGGTGAAGCTGTATCAGCCCAAGGCACCCGCGAGCGGTCTCAGGCCTGGCATTGTGTTCTACCATGGTGGTGGGGGCATCCTAGGGAGCTTGA aaacatACCATGGCATATGCTGTAACTTGTGCAAGAAGAGTGATGCAGTGGTTCTAGCAGTTGG ATACCGCATGTTGCCTAAGCATAGGTTTCCAGTGATACTAACAGACTGCATGGTGGGTACAATGCACTTCTTGAAGTCCTTGGATACATATGGGGTGGATCCAGCCCGGGTCATAGTCTGTGGTGACAGTGTGGGCGGGAGCGTGGCAACGGTTCTTTGTCAAAAGTTTGTGGACCGTTCTGATCTCCCCAAGATTCGTGCTCAGATCCTCATCTATTCCGCTCTCCAGGGCCTGAATTTCCAGTCCCCTTCccatcagcaaaacaaaaacataccaCTGCTTAACCACAATTTGGCCTTCTATTGTTGGTGTGGTTACCTGGACATCAGCCCCTCCTGGATAAGCACTGTATTGAAAGGCGCCCACTTGCCTGCCGAAGTCTGGGAAAAGTACAGGAAGTGGTTGAGTGCAGAAAACATCCCAGACAAGTTTAAGAAGAGAGGTTACCTGCCTATGTCCCGTGAGCCCCTGAATGAGGCTGCCTATCTGGAGACAAAAATCACTCTAGATGTGGTAAACTCACCCTTGATTGCAGACGATGAAGTAGTGTCTCGGCTCCCTGAAGCTTGCATCGTGAGCTGTGAGTACGATATACTTCGGGACGATTCGCTGTTGTACAAGAAGAGGTTGGAGGACCTAGGGGTTAGAGTAACTTGGCACCACATGGAGGATGGTTTTCATGGAGTGTTGACCACCGCTGACATGAGCTTCTTTTACTTCCCCTGCTCCTCGAGGATTCTGGATGCTGTGGCTCATTTCATAAAGGGGCTGTGA